Below is a window of Anabas testudineus chromosome 10, fAnaTes1.2, whole genome shotgun sequence DNA.
TTTGACTTTTCTGTATTCTTGTCAGTGTACACCAAGTATATTTAAATtgcattacattttcatttacatttagtcatttagcagatgctttttgTAGCTGCCCTTGGTATCAAAAGACATTCACAGGAGAGTCTCTAACGGGTGCAGTGAGTTTATTTGCTGGTGTCATCCACAGAAGTTTGACCAGCAACACTTGAGCATCCTTCAAGCACcgtgaaaactaaaaatgaacaaagttGCTGCTTAGTGGTCACTCACATttaacaaagtgcaaataaactcacatatatcacagtaacacacaggtctacacataaatacacaacgTAAATTCTAAATAAAGCAAGGTAATGCACACAAAAAATGACTTATGTGCACTGCTGCATAAGCACGTGAAACTATTTCGTTTCCCAAAGAACAAATACTACAACCAATGTAAACATTTCTGGTTAACTAAAACTTTTGTTCACTGATACAATGAGTCAAAATGACCTCGCTCCGCTTACCAAGGGTGAAATAATTGGAAATGTGTTGAAGTCTTCGATCTTAGCACACACGGCCTCTGAGCTAAAAATAGCAAATGCATGTAAGTGAGGTAAGAGAAGCTCAACTATGATTTGTAAAGTGTTTACACATTACCAAATAAcgttaaataaaacaacatcataATAAACGTTACAGTAACATCCAAACTTACATTCAACTTGAAGAAACATGAAGGCAGTGAGTCTGCCGTAAATCTCAGTGCTCGGCACACATGGTCTGGGGCGAGTCTGCTTCAATTGAACCACAACGAGTGAGTGACACTACCTTTGTGGTCATttacacttttatccaaagtgacttacaagtgaggaacaaggcaaaatctaagtcaagtagaaacaacatcaaagcaaagtgctaacaaagaagtgtttttgtttcaagagatgtgagtacaaaagagcagaaaagtgttttgttgtttttgttgcatgttgcatgttgcatgcaatgttttttaagtgcagaggaagatgcagaagagttctgttttcagcagtttttttaaatattgcaagtgaggtggctgagcgtgaagagataggcagctcattccaccatctgagctgaacagttttccttggtgtcgactgtgtggtgctggtaccaccagatgatgttccctggttgagcgcagtggacgggaggggacgtagacctgaatgattgaattgaaataagatggagctgtggagttgaccactctgcaggcaagagacagagctttgaacttgatccttgcagccacaggaagccaatgcaaagatctgaagagcggtgtgacattagacctttttggttgattgaaaatgaggcgtgctgctgcattttggatcatctgtagtGGTTTGGTtgtggatgccggtaaccccatcagcaatgcattgcagtagtcaagacgagatatggtcaacgcctgtacaatgagttgggttgtgtactccgtcaggtgGGTCTGATCATTCTTATGTTGTAGAGGGCATATCTacatatctacacgacctagaaatgtgttccgtgaaggtcagctggtcatcaatgatgacctCCAGGTTTCTGGCCGTCTTGGtggggacaatcaccgcagatccaatattaatgctgatgttgtgttgtgtcaaaggTCTGACAGGAAAGAATAGgacttcagtcttgggaatgttaagttgaaggtgtctttctcacatccaggcagagatgtcagagagacaggcagagatgcaaGACAAGTTTTTTTTAGCATATGTCtgataaacacataaaaagtaaacagaGAGTATATTTACCTATTTTTAGTTTGATATACTTTTAGTTTACAAGTGGATGATTATCAGGATAATGATGAAGTGAGTGAGAGAGTCAGAAACATTCTTAGTTTTGAGACTAACAACTAACAAGACGTCTTTGTATGTTCTAATGTTAAGACACATTTAGAAAGACACATCTTGCTACTTACAAGTAAAAACAAGACTTGTCATTTCTCCATTCGAATTTTCTTTGACAAAATAAGCAGATCATACGTTGTGGTTCATATTTAttgtctcttattgtgaaataaCAAACGAGTCACAGCCAGACTTGTcctcactactactactaaatactaaaactgCTCCTAACCTGCTGCATGTTaaacatgtataaaatgtaaCTCAGTCTCAccctaaacaaaaaaaacaacaagtctACATATTGAATTCTTTATAaatgtgtgaagtgaagtgttaTTTGTACGTTGTGAGGTGAGACTGGGTTGaacataaaactgtattttaaattcttgTTTAGATAGTAAAATTTGATGAAACCTATGAACAAACATAATGGACAATAATGTTGAATTTAATGCCATTAGGTGGCTTTTTAGACAAACATGTCAACTCTAAGAAATAAATAGTTAATTACCTGTAATTGCATTCTGTGACATTAAAGTCCACTAAAATGTTGTTAAGCAAAttcctttgtcttttaataTGAATAACAGTAATATTGCAGAGAtgatttacaatattttattttccatgttaACCTACAGATATAGTATTACCAGAGCATATTAGACCTGTTCAACCATCAATTTTAACATCATGAGTtgcaatgaaaacacacacacagcgcaaAATTATGTTGGCGCCTTTGCATTGAGCTGTTTTCTAACAGTACTCTCACAAACTCATGAAATATTTTCTGATCACCAGCTGATTCTTCTCTGACCTCTCAACAgactctgtctccctccactgGAAACTTGATTAAAAGCAAATGTCCTAAATATTAACTGACTTCTGAAATTACACCTAAAGCAATGAACTAGTGTATTTTATACTGAATACTTTGAAAGAGAGATATTTtggaaatattattaatattccaTGATCACTAATTTCTAATAGATTTAATAATACAGAATCATCTATTGTATAAACAACTAAATACATCTATAAACCAGTAGAGGGAAACCTCACACCTACTGAAGATGAAGAAGTTTTGACGACTTTGTTTAAAGAAGCACAgttagaaaaactgaaataatcacatttaaacaaaagtatATAATTAACTTTCTTATCATTTATGTGATTTTAGCTACAAGTTATAATTACAGTTGTATAAAAACATCCATTGATTCTGTCAAGACTCTGAGGAaggactccattgccagagataACACAGATACAGGAAAaagttttaaaggttttatttacaacaaGAGCACAAGGGAAAAACTCAGTGAGTACTGCGGGGAACTTGTCGGGAGGAGACGGCGTGGGGTGAGTGTGAGAGTCTGGGTGTGAACTGGAAGTGGTTGTTGACAGGAAGAGGTGGTATGACGTCACGGCCAAGATGACCGACCAACGGAGAGCGCAtggagcagatggagacagtgagTGCCGAGAATGGAGGTTGGCAACAGTGGAATGAGTCCAGGAGACTAATAACAGTTTGCAGATGTACAATGAGAGACTGTCCAAATCCTAACACAAATTATGATGATGGTGTAATCCAAAGTCCAATAAACAGTGTGCTAATACAGTCAAGGTTTAAGTACAGAGGCAGTTGAAACACTAAATCCAACAGACTAATATCCAAGGTCAGggggtaatccaggtcatacacagtgagACAGTACGAAGAGAAGTCCTGCAGGCAAAACCCTgattcttctctgtcctctcaacagactctgtctccctccactgGAAACTTGATTAAATTATGAAATTATACAGTTTACTGTTGTTGGCTTATATTTGATTTTTTGAttataaaacagcagcactttgttAAGGTAACATTCACTTTGCGATCTTTCTTGAGGAGACTAAAAAGTTACATCTATATTTCTGATCAGTCAGGCACATATTAAAGTGAAATCCATAAAGACAACGGAAATGCATTTACctaaatatagaaaacacaacttGATGGTGTTAAAAGCTAAACACTTCTCACGCTCTCAGACTAAAAAAAgcccctttttcttttaaactatGCGTAATCTGCCAATTAGCTATTTAACACCACAGTCGTTTAGCTCATTATAAAGGAGAAAAgttaacacaataaaaactgttcctcctctgctgctctaaaagaaaacataaagtcCCAGAGTGTGTCTGTATAACAGGTTCAAATTGCTGAAGCAACTCAGAAATATGTGATAAAGTTTCATTagttataaaaaatattgtatataatCTGGATATTATACATAAATGATTCCACATTAACtaatttgttctgtttattcctATGTGAATGTAAGATTAATATTTGTCTTAACTGATTAATAACTTTTGAAAGACTGAAAGCTGGCACCTcagaaaaagcagaagtgatTACATAGTGGAAACAATTCTTGCTTACAGCAACTTCCTGAGTGAGAAGACATTTCTCTGTAATTTTACTTTTGGGCTATAAAAGTCATCTAATCgaatgaataaaatgtattttatgatATATAGATGTTTTTATAggtaatacataatacatacagTCTTATACatagataattaaaaaaactctGACCTTCcactaaatattttacttttgtttaatagaaacatttttagaTACATTTTACTCCCTACAGTAGTTAAATTACATGCAAACAGGCATGACTTACCAAAAGTGACATGTCCTAGAGTATTGTTCGTATATGCAATTCATTTTAGaggaaatacattttgaagTCATTGTTAATCTTTGTATGATCTGTATCAACCTCACGACAAAGCCCCAGTGTTTTAATTATGATATAAAAGTAAACATGTTATAAATTAGaatgaataacaaaaaaatatgccgtgtaaatatgcaaaatacagaaactaaaaaaatatgaaaattatttttatatttatttttaaatattaaacaaccAACAAAAACTTGACTAGACTGGGTGATTTGTGCCCAGTTAAGTCTCACACCTAACACACTAACAGACTCATCTGTCTCTACGGACTTGGGTGTACACACAGTCATCTGCTGTTGGTTCAACACTCTGCTGGGGTCGAGGTGAAAACTTGACCTGGCCGTACTCCACATTGACCTCTGCCCTCTGCTGcacctgtctcctctgttgCTGCATGATCCTGACGTCTGCATAGGTTACTTCCAGctcattgttttcttctgcagaatAGAAGAAAGAAGTGGCTCAGACACATATTTTAAATCTATATAACTTGACAATGATGATAAAGGCGGCAGTGGGCCAGGAAAAGAGAAAGTTGTAGTTTTTTTACCtttgagtttgttgtttttcttttttgtgtgagCACACATGACAGCCACACCGACCACTAAAAGAATTACTAATGCTGAGAGTACACCACCCACTATTGATAATATTTCTGCTCAAGTGACAAagacacaagaaaaacacaacttgttaaaacagcaaacattacaGGTGTTTCTGTGAAGACGAGTGGaaagttagttttattttgttagttttcacTTATTGTCCCATTGGACTGGGGGAGGAGTCAGAGTTTGAATGGAGGATGTGATATTAGTGGTGGGTTTGACAGTACTGGACACTTTGATTTCAGTCTCCTTACCCGTGGTAGTAGATTGTTCAGCTGCAAGCACACACTTTGATGGGCCTGAGGGAAAGATACAGATCAACCATCATGTACAGAGTGACTGTGATCAAGAGCATCAACATGTCCAGTGTGTTGATTGATTCATGTTGTCACTCACCACAGGTACATAATCTCTTACTACTGGAGACGTGACTGACTTTATTTCTGACTGAGCAGACCAGGTGTCCTGAGACGtgttgtttcagagtgatgATGTTAGTCTCCGTATTTCCAGAGAGGAGTTCAGCATCTGTCAGTGTGCGTCCATCCAGAGTCCAGATGTATTGAGGACTGTCCCCTCCCTCAGAGGAGCAGGAAACCTTCATCTGTCCCTCAGACAGACACTCAGAGTCCAGcaggacagaggacacaggagctggaggaaacaCACATATGACTTTTGATATTAAAACAGAATCTAATAAGAAGAATATAAACGCACATGTACAATATGAGATGTGTAATGTATGTGgtctataaatattataatttctCCACCAGTTTTAAAACAGTTATTTACCTTGAATGAACAAACGTAGAGTCTGCTTAGCTGatatttctccattttcattGGTGATTGAGAGGGTATATTCACCACCATCATTCCTTCTCAGATTATTCATCCTTAATGTTCCATTACTGGGAGTAAAAAAGAATCTTTTGTCTGGAAGAATAATCATACTGTTACTACTTCTCCATGTAAGTAAATTTAATTGATTCTTTATCCAGCTGAATCCATTAACTTTTTCAGCATCGTCCATCAACTGAAGAACCAGAGTTCCTCCCAAAGCTCCATAACACTGAGTTCCGTTCTTTCTGCCATCACAGTAGGTTTCAATACCTGGAAATTGAAAGAAAAAGCttaaaactaaatcataaaTATCACAGTTTAGTGATAATCATTTCATTTACCACAATGACtatggaaatgttttatatattagtGTAGGTGTAGGGCACACACATCTTACTTATTTAGGTGTTAAGAAATAatgagtatttgtttttttttaattgataaaatgtatttgataaaGATGCACAACTCTGTTAATTGTTcccttttaaaatattaaagtacagtatttcatgCCTCAACTGGCTGGTCCAGTAAAGAGAAATGTGCTCTAAATGGAAGTTTTATTCTAACACCAATTGCACCTCTCTCAGATAAgattatgaaaataaacatttcctgttgtgCAGCTGAGAATTACAAAGTTCATTgactggaacacaactcctgTTCGTTACATTAATACGATTTAACACTTTGCCTGTTATAACAAGTCAAACTGTGAAACAATCTCCCATGTCAGTTTGCTAATTTAGTTAATAGAGTTACCACTCACAATCATTATTTCTTACACTCACTTTGTCACAAAAATATACTATAAAAAACGCACAAGACTGATCTGTGCAGCACAGTATCAGTATAAAGACCATTTacctgaatgtttttgtgtgtattgtgttttatgtttgtagATTAATGGGAATTAAATTACACATGTATTACACATGTACAGGTGTAAGTGTATTTTTATGGGAAATTAAATACAATGCAGTGTGCTGCAAAACATCTTG
It encodes the following:
- the LOC113160808 gene encoding hepatocyte cell adhesion molecule-like isoform X2, which produces MEAVFGLMVVVLLGVSHGIETYCDGRKNGTQCYGALGGTLVLQLMDDAEKVNGFSWIKNQLNLLTWRSSNSMIILPDKRFFFTPSNGTLRMNNLRRNDGGEYTLSITNENGEISAKQTLRLFIQAPVSSVLLDSECLSEGQMKVSCSSEGGDSPQYIWTLDGRTLTDAELLSGNTETNIITLKQHVSGHLVCSVRNKVSHVSSSKRLCTCGPSKCVLAAEQSTTTEILSIVGGVLSALVILLVVGVAVMCAHTKKKNNKLKEENNELEVTYADVRIMQQQRRQVQQRAEVNVEYGQVKFSPRPQQSVEPTADDCVYTQVRRDR
- the LOC113160808 gene encoding hepatocyte cell adhesion molecule-like isoform X1 yields the protein MEAVFGLMVVVLLGVSHGIETYCDGRKNGTQCYGALGGTLVLQLMDDAEKVNGFSWIKNQLNLLTWRSSNSMIILPDKRFFFTPSNGTLRMNNLRRNDGGEYTLSITNENGEISAKQTLRLFIQAPVSSVLLDSECLSEGQMKVSCSSEGGDSPQYIWTLDGRTLTDAELLSGNTETNIITLKQHVSGHLVCSVRNKVSHVSSSKRLCTCGPSKCVLAAEQSTTTEILSIVGGVLSALVILLVVGVAVMCAHTKKKNNKLKAEENNELEVTYADVRIMQQQRRQVQQRAEVNVEYGQVKFSPRPQQSVEPTADDCVYTQVRRDR